A window of the Physeter macrocephalus isolate SW-GA chromosome 7, ASM283717v5, whole genome shotgun sequence genome harbors these coding sequences:
- the PCDH18 gene encoding protocadherin-18 isoform X3, with protein MYQMNAKMHIGFVFALLVVSFNSDVLGKNLKYRIYEEQTVGSVIARLSEDVADVLVKLPNPFTVRFRAMQRGSSPLLVVNEDSGEISIGAKIDREQLCQKNSNCSIEFDVITLPTEHLQLFHIEVEVLDINDNSPRFSRALIPIEISESAAVGTRIPLDGAFDPDVGENSLHAYSLSANDFFNIEVRTRTDGAKYAELIVVRELDRELKSSYELQLTASDMGVPQRSGSSILKISISDSNDNSPAFEQQSYIIQLLENSPIGTLLLDLNATDPDEGANGKIVYSFSSHVSPKIIETFKIDSERGHLTLFKQVDYEITKSYEIDVQAQDLGPNAIPAHCKIIIKVVDVNDNKPEININLMSPGKEEISYVFEGDPIDTFVALVRVQDKDSGLNGEIVCRLHGHGHFKLQKTYENNYLILTNATLDREKRSEYSLTVIAEDKGTPSLSTVKHFTVQVNDVNDNPPHFQRSRYEFAISENNSPGAYITTVTATDPDLGENGQVTYTILESFILGSSITTYVTIDPSNGAIYALRIFDHEEVSQITFVVEARDGGSPKQLVSNTTVAFTIIDENDNIPVVIGPALRNNTAEISIPKGAESGFHVTRIRAMDRDSGVNAELSCSIVAGNEENIFVIDPRSCDIHTNVSMESVPYTEWELSVIIQDKGNPQLHTKVLLKCMIFEYAESVTSTAMTSVSQASLDVSMIIIISLGAICAVLLAIMVLFATRCHREKKDTRSYNCRVAESTYQHHPKRPSRQIHKGDITLVPTVNGTLPIRSHHRPSPSSSPTLERGQMGSRQSHNSHQSLNSLVTISSNHVPENFSLELTHATPAVEQVSQLLSMLHQGQYQPRPSFRGNKYSRSYRYALQDMDKFSLKDSGRGDSEAGDSDYDLGRDSPIDRLLGEGFSDLFLTDGRIPAGATCSFRGKNSQHSPSSNIRIRVLRMTPSR; from the exons ATGTACCAGATGAACGCTAAAATGCACATTGGATTTGTTTTTGCACTCCTGGTGGTATCTTTCAACTCCGACGTACTGGGCAAGAATCTGAAATACAGGATTTATGAGGAGCAGACGGTTGGCTCGGTCATTGCAAGACTATCAGAGGATGTGGCTGATGTTTTAGTTAAGCTACCGAATCCTTTTACTGTTCGCTTCCGAGCCATGCAAAGGGGAAGTTCTCCTCTACTCGTGGTCAACGAGGACAGCGGGGAAATCAGCATAGGGGCAAAAATTGACCGCGAGCAGCTATGCCAGAAAAACTCGAACTGTTCCATAGAGTTTGACGTGATCACTCTACCCACTGAGCATTTGCAGCTCTTCCACATTGAAGTTGAAGTGCTGGATATTAATGACAATTCTCCCCGGTTTTCAAGAGCTCTCATACCAATTGAGATATCCGAGAGCGCAGCGGTTGGGACGCGCATCCCTCTGGACGGTGCATTTGATCCGGATGTTGGGGAAAATTCCCTCCACGCGTACTCCCTCTCtgccaatgatttttttaatatcgaGGTTCGGACTAGGACTGATGGAGCTAAGTATGCAGAGCTCATAGTGGTTAGAGAGCTCGACCGGGAGCTGAAGTCAAGCTATGAGCTTCAGCTCACCGCCTCGGACATGGGGGTGCCTCAGAGGTCTGGCTCATCCATACTAAAAATCAGCATTTCAGACTCTAATGACAACAGCCCTGCTTTTGAGCAGCAGTCTTATATAATACAGCTCTTGGAAAACTCCCCCATTGGCACTTTGCTGCTAGATCTGAATGCCACGGATCCAGATGAGGGCGCTAATGGGAAAATTGTCTATTCCTTCAGCAGTCATGTGTCTCCCAAAATTATAGAGACTTTTAAGATTGATTCAGAAAGAGGACATTTGACTCTCTTCAAGCAAGTGGATTATGAAATCACCAAATCCTATGAGATTGATGTTCAGGCTCAGGATTTGGGTCCAAATGCAATCCCAGCTCATTGCAAAATTATAATTAAGGTTGTGGATGTTAATGACAATaaacctgaaattaacataaacCTCATGTCccctggaaaagaagaaatatcttatGTTTTTGAAGGGGATCCTATTGACACATTTGTTGCCTTGGTCAGGGTTCAGGACAAGGATTCTGGGCTGAATGGAGAAATAGTCTGTAGGCTTCACGGACATGGTCACTTTAAACTTCAGAAGACttatgaaaacaattatttaatcTTGACAAATGCCACGCTGGATAGAGAAAAGAGGTCTGAATACAGTTTGACTGTAATCGCAGAGGACAAGGGGACACCCAGTCTCTCAACAGTAAAACATTTTACTGTTCAAGTCAATGATGTAAATGACAACCCACCCCACTTCCAGAGAAGTAGATACGAATTTGCAATCTCAGAGAATAACTCGCCAGGGGCGTACATCACCACTGTGACAGCCACAGATCCCGATCTTGGAGAAAATGGGCAAGTTACATATaccattctggagagttttatcctGGGAAGTTCCATAACTACATATGTAACCATTGACCCATCCAATGGAGCCATCTACGCCCTCAGAATCTTTGACCATGAGGAGGTGAGTCAGATCACTTTTGTGGTCGAAGCGAGAGACGGTGGAAGTCCAAAGCAGCTTGTAAGCAATACCACAGTTGCGTTCACCATCATTGACGAAAATGACAACATCCCTGTGGTTATAGGACCGGCGCTGCGCAATAATACCGCAGAAATCTCCATCCCCAAAGGGGCTGAAAGCGGCTTTCACGTCACAAGAATAAGGGCAATGGACAGAGACTCTGGTGTGAATGCTGAACTCAGCTGCTCCATAGTGGCAGGTAATGAGGAGAACATCTTTGTAATTGATCCACGATCATGTGACATCCATACCAACGTCAGCATGGAATCTGTTCCCTACACAGAATGGGAGCTCTCAGTTATCATCCAGGACAAAGGCAATCCTCAGCTGCATACCAAAGTCCTTCTGAAGTGTATGATCTTTGAATATGCAGAGTCAGTGACAAGTACAGCAATGACCTCAGTAAGCCAGGCCTCCCTGGATGTCTCCATGATTATAATTATCTCCTTAGGAGCAATCTGTGCAGTGTTGTTGGCTATCATGGTGCTGTTTGCAACTAGGTGTCACCGAGAAAAGAAAGACACTAGATCCTACAACTGCAGGGTAGCGGAATCAACTTACCAGCATCACCCAAAAAGACCCTCCAGGCAGATCCACAAAGGGGACATCACATTGGTGCCTACCGTAAATGGCACTCTGCCCATCAGATCTCATCACAGGCCGTCTCCTTCTTCATCTCCTACCTTAGAAAGAGGGCAAATGGGCAGCCGGCAGAGTCACAACAGTCACCAGTCCCTCAACAGTTTGGTGACAATCTCATCGAACCACGTGCCAGAGAATTTCTCATTAGAACTCACCCATGCCACCCCTGCTGTTGAG CAGGTCTCCCAGCTTCTTTCAATGCTTCACCAGGGACAATATCAACCAAGGCCAAGTTTTCGAGGAAACAAATATTCCAGGAGCTATAG ATATGCCCTTCAAGACATGGACAAATTTAGCTTGAAAGACAGTGGCCGTGGTGACAGTGAAGCAGGAGACAGTGATTATGATTTGGGGCGAGATTCTCCAATAGACAGGTTGCTGGGCGAAGGATTCAGCGACCTGTTTCTTACAGATGGAAGAATTCCAGCAG GAGCAACATGTTCATTCCGGGGGAAGAATTCCCAGCACAGCCCCAGCAGCAACATCCGCATCCGAGTCTTGAGGATGACACCCAGCCGGTAG
- the PCDH18 gene encoding protocadherin-18 isoform X2 yields the protein MYQMNAKMHIGFVFALLVVSFNSDVLGKNLKYRIYEEQTVGSVIARLSEDVADVLVKLPNPFTVRFRAMQRGSSPLLVVNEDSGEISIGAKIDREQLCQKNSNCSIEFDVITLPTEHLQLFHIEVEVLDINDNSPRFSRALIPIEISESAAVGTRIPLDGAFDPDVGENSLHAYSLSANDFFNIEVRTRTDGAKYAELIVVRELDRELKSSYELQLTASDMGVPQRSGSSILKISISDSNDNSPAFEQQSYIIQLLENSPIGTLLLDLNATDPDEGANGKIVYSFSSHVSPKIIETFKIDSERGHLTLFKQVDYEITKSYEIDVQAQDLGPNAIPAHCKIIIKVVDVNDNKPEININLMSPGKEEISYVFEGDPIDTFVALVRVQDKDSGLNGEIVCRLHGHGHFKLQKTYENNYLILTNATLDREKRSEYSLTVIAEDKGTPSLSTVKHFTVQVNDVNDNPPHFQRSRYEFAISENNSPGAYITTVTATDPDLGENGQVTYTILESFILGSSITTYVTIDPSNGAIYALRIFDHEEVSQITFVVEARDGGSPKQLVSNTTVAFTIIDENDNIPVVIGPALRNNTAEISIPKGAESGFHVTRIRAMDRDSGVNAELSCSIVAGNEENIFVIDPRSCDIHTNVSMESVPYTEWELSVIIQDKGNPQLHTKVLLKCMIFEYAESVTSTAMTSVSQASLDVSMIIIISLGAICAVLLAIMVLFATRCHREKKDTRSYNCRVAESTYQHHPKRPSRQIHKGDITLVPTVNGTLPIRSHHRPSPSSSPTLERGQMGSRQSHNSHQSLNSLVTISSNHVPENFSLELTHATPAVEVSQLLSMLHQGQYQPRPSFRGNKYSRSYRYALQDMDKFSLKDSGRGDSEAGDSDYDLGRDSPIDRLLGEGFSDLFLTDGRIPAAMRLCTEECRVLGHSDQCWMPPLPSPSSDYRSNMFIPGEEFPAQPQQQHPHPSLEDDTQPVDSGEKKKSFSTFGKDSPNEEDSGDTSTSSLLSEMSNVFQRLLPPSLDTYSECSEMDRSNSLERRKGPLSAKTVGYPQGVAAWAASTHFQNPTTNSGPPLGTHASVQPSSKWLPAMEEIPENYEEDDFDNVLSHLGDGKHELMDASELVAEINKLLQDVRQS from the exons ATGTACCAGATGAACGCTAAAATGCACATTGGATTTGTTTTTGCACTCCTGGTGGTATCTTTCAACTCCGACGTACTGGGCAAGAATCTGAAATACAGGATTTATGAGGAGCAGACGGTTGGCTCGGTCATTGCAAGACTATCAGAGGATGTGGCTGATGTTTTAGTTAAGCTACCGAATCCTTTTACTGTTCGCTTCCGAGCCATGCAAAGGGGAAGTTCTCCTCTACTCGTGGTCAACGAGGACAGCGGGGAAATCAGCATAGGGGCAAAAATTGACCGCGAGCAGCTATGCCAGAAAAACTCGAACTGTTCCATAGAGTTTGACGTGATCACTCTACCCACTGAGCATTTGCAGCTCTTCCACATTGAAGTTGAAGTGCTGGATATTAATGACAATTCTCCCCGGTTTTCAAGAGCTCTCATACCAATTGAGATATCCGAGAGCGCAGCGGTTGGGACGCGCATCCCTCTGGACGGTGCATTTGATCCGGATGTTGGGGAAAATTCCCTCCACGCGTACTCCCTCTCtgccaatgatttttttaatatcgaGGTTCGGACTAGGACTGATGGAGCTAAGTATGCAGAGCTCATAGTGGTTAGAGAGCTCGACCGGGAGCTGAAGTCAAGCTATGAGCTTCAGCTCACCGCCTCGGACATGGGGGTGCCTCAGAGGTCTGGCTCATCCATACTAAAAATCAGCATTTCAGACTCTAATGACAACAGCCCTGCTTTTGAGCAGCAGTCTTATATAATACAGCTCTTGGAAAACTCCCCCATTGGCACTTTGCTGCTAGATCTGAATGCCACGGATCCAGATGAGGGCGCTAATGGGAAAATTGTCTATTCCTTCAGCAGTCATGTGTCTCCCAAAATTATAGAGACTTTTAAGATTGATTCAGAAAGAGGACATTTGACTCTCTTCAAGCAAGTGGATTATGAAATCACCAAATCCTATGAGATTGATGTTCAGGCTCAGGATTTGGGTCCAAATGCAATCCCAGCTCATTGCAAAATTATAATTAAGGTTGTGGATGTTAATGACAATaaacctgaaattaacataaacCTCATGTCccctggaaaagaagaaatatcttatGTTTTTGAAGGGGATCCTATTGACACATTTGTTGCCTTGGTCAGGGTTCAGGACAAGGATTCTGGGCTGAATGGAGAAATAGTCTGTAGGCTTCACGGACATGGTCACTTTAAACTTCAGAAGACttatgaaaacaattatttaatcTTGACAAATGCCACGCTGGATAGAGAAAAGAGGTCTGAATACAGTTTGACTGTAATCGCAGAGGACAAGGGGACACCCAGTCTCTCAACAGTAAAACATTTTACTGTTCAAGTCAATGATGTAAATGACAACCCACCCCACTTCCAGAGAAGTAGATACGAATTTGCAATCTCAGAGAATAACTCGCCAGGGGCGTACATCACCACTGTGACAGCCACAGATCCCGATCTTGGAGAAAATGGGCAAGTTACATATaccattctggagagttttatcctGGGAAGTTCCATAACTACATATGTAACCATTGACCCATCCAATGGAGCCATCTACGCCCTCAGAATCTTTGACCATGAGGAGGTGAGTCAGATCACTTTTGTGGTCGAAGCGAGAGACGGTGGAAGTCCAAAGCAGCTTGTAAGCAATACCACAGTTGCGTTCACCATCATTGACGAAAATGACAACATCCCTGTGGTTATAGGACCGGCGCTGCGCAATAATACCGCAGAAATCTCCATCCCCAAAGGGGCTGAAAGCGGCTTTCACGTCACAAGAATAAGGGCAATGGACAGAGACTCTGGTGTGAATGCTGAACTCAGCTGCTCCATAGTGGCAGGTAATGAGGAGAACATCTTTGTAATTGATCCACGATCATGTGACATCCATACCAACGTCAGCATGGAATCTGTTCCCTACACAGAATGGGAGCTCTCAGTTATCATCCAGGACAAAGGCAATCCTCAGCTGCATACCAAAGTCCTTCTGAAGTGTATGATCTTTGAATATGCAGAGTCAGTGACAAGTACAGCAATGACCTCAGTAAGCCAGGCCTCCCTGGATGTCTCCATGATTATAATTATCTCCTTAGGAGCAATCTGTGCAGTGTTGTTGGCTATCATGGTGCTGTTTGCAACTAGGTGTCACCGAGAAAAGAAAGACACTAGATCCTACAACTGCAGGGTAGCGGAATCAACTTACCAGCATCACCCAAAAAGACCCTCCAGGCAGATCCACAAAGGGGACATCACATTGGTGCCTACCGTAAATGGCACTCTGCCCATCAGATCTCATCACAGGCCGTCTCCTTCTTCATCTCCTACCTTAGAAAGAGGGCAAATGGGCAGCCGGCAGAGTCACAACAGTCACCAGTCCCTCAACAGTTTGGTGACAATCTCATCGAACCACGTGCCAGAGAATTTCTCATTAGAACTCACCCATGCCACCCCTGCTGTTGAG GTCTCCCAGCTTCTTTCAATGCTTCACCAGGGACAATATCAACCAAGGCCAAGTTTTCGAGGAAACAAATATTCCAGGAGCTATAG ATATGCCCTTCAAGACATGGACAAATTTAGCTTGAAAGACAGTGGCCGTGGTGACAGTGAAGCAGGAGACAGTGATTATGATTTGGGGCGAGATTCTCCAATAGACAGGTTGCTGGGCGAAGGATTCAGCGACCTGTTTCTTACAGATGGAAGAATTCCAGCAG CTATGAGGCTGTGCACGGAAGAGTGCAGGGTCCTGGGACACTCTGACCAGTGCTGGATGCCACCTCTGCCCTCACCTTCCTCTGATTATAGGAGCAACATGTTCATTCCGGGGGAAGAATTCCCAGCACAGCCCCAGCAGCAACATCCGCATCCGAGTCTTGAGGATGACACCCAGCCGGTAGATTCTGGTGAGAAGAAGAAGAGTTTTTCCACTTTTGGGAAGGACTCCCCAAACGAGGAGGACTCTGGGGATACCAGCACGTCCTCTCTGCTCTCGGAAATGAGCAATGTGTTCCAGCGCCTCTTACCCCCTTCCCTGGACACCTATTCTGAGTGCAGTGAGATGGATCGATCCAACTCTCTGGAACGCCGGAAGGGACCACTGTCAGCCAAGACGGTGGGTTACCCACAAGGGGTGGCGGCCTGGGCGGCCAGCACGCATTTTCAAAACCCCACCACCAACTCTGGCCCCCCACTTGGAACTCATGCCAGCGTGCAGCCTTCTTCAAAGTGGTTGCCGGCCATGGAGGAGATCCCTGAAAATTATGAAGAGGATGATTTCGACAACGTGCTCAGCCACCTCGGCGATGGCAAACATGAACTCATGGATGCCAGTGAGCTAGTGGCTGAGATTAACAAACTGCTCCAAGATGTCCGCCAGAGCTAG
- the PCDH18 gene encoding protocadherin-18 isoform X1 produces the protein MYQMNAKMHIGFVFALLVVSFNSDVLGKNLKYRIYEEQTVGSVIARLSEDVADVLVKLPNPFTVRFRAMQRGSSPLLVVNEDSGEISIGAKIDREQLCQKNSNCSIEFDVITLPTEHLQLFHIEVEVLDINDNSPRFSRALIPIEISESAAVGTRIPLDGAFDPDVGENSLHAYSLSANDFFNIEVRTRTDGAKYAELIVVRELDRELKSSYELQLTASDMGVPQRSGSSILKISISDSNDNSPAFEQQSYIIQLLENSPIGTLLLDLNATDPDEGANGKIVYSFSSHVSPKIIETFKIDSERGHLTLFKQVDYEITKSYEIDVQAQDLGPNAIPAHCKIIIKVVDVNDNKPEININLMSPGKEEISYVFEGDPIDTFVALVRVQDKDSGLNGEIVCRLHGHGHFKLQKTYENNYLILTNATLDREKRSEYSLTVIAEDKGTPSLSTVKHFTVQVNDVNDNPPHFQRSRYEFAISENNSPGAYITTVTATDPDLGENGQVTYTILESFILGSSITTYVTIDPSNGAIYALRIFDHEEVSQITFVVEARDGGSPKQLVSNTTVAFTIIDENDNIPVVIGPALRNNTAEISIPKGAESGFHVTRIRAMDRDSGVNAELSCSIVAGNEENIFVIDPRSCDIHTNVSMESVPYTEWELSVIIQDKGNPQLHTKVLLKCMIFEYAESVTSTAMTSVSQASLDVSMIIIISLGAICAVLLAIMVLFATRCHREKKDTRSYNCRVAESTYQHHPKRPSRQIHKGDITLVPTVNGTLPIRSHHRPSPSSSPTLERGQMGSRQSHNSHQSLNSLVTISSNHVPENFSLELTHATPAVEQVSQLLSMLHQGQYQPRPSFRGNKYSRSYRYALQDMDKFSLKDSGRGDSEAGDSDYDLGRDSPIDRLLGEGFSDLFLTDGRIPAAMRLCTEECRVLGHSDQCWMPPLPSPSSDYRSNMFIPGEEFPAQPQQQHPHPSLEDDTQPVDSGEKKKSFSTFGKDSPNEEDSGDTSTSSLLSEMSNVFQRLLPPSLDTYSECSEMDRSNSLERRKGPLSAKTVGYPQGVAAWAASTHFQNPTTNSGPPLGTHASVQPSSKWLPAMEEIPENYEEDDFDNVLSHLGDGKHELMDASELVAEINKLLQDVRQS, from the exons ATGTACCAGATGAACGCTAAAATGCACATTGGATTTGTTTTTGCACTCCTGGTGGTATCTTTCAACTCCGACGTACTGGGCAAGAATCTGAAATACAGGATTTATGAGGAGCAGACGGTTGGCTCGGTCATTGCAAGACTATCAGAGGATGTGGCTGATGTTTTAGTTAAGCTACCGAATCCTTTTACTGTTCGCTTCCGAGCCATGCAAAGGGGAAGTTCTCCTCTACTCGTGGTCAACGAGGACAGCGGGGAAATCAGCATAGGGGCAAAAATTGACCGCGAGCAGCTATGCCAGAAAAACTCGAACTGTTCCATAGAGTTTGACGTGATCACTCTACCCACTGAGCATTTGCAGCTCTTCCACATTGAAGTTGAAGTGCTGGATATTAATGACAATTCTCCCCGGTTTTCAAGAGCTCTCATACCAATTGAGATATCCGAGAGCGCAGCGGTTGGGACGCGCATCCCTCTGGACGGTGCATTTGATCCGGATGTTGGGGAAAATTCCCTCCACGCGTACTCCCTCTCtgccaatgatttttttaatatcgaGGTTCGGACTAGGACTGATGGAGCTAAGTATGCAGAGCTCATAGTGGTTAGAGAGCTCGACCGGGAGCTGAAGTCAAGCTATGAGCTTCAGCTCACCGCCTCGGACATGGGGGTGCCTCAGAGGTCTGGCTCATCCATACTAAAAATCAGCATTTCAGACTCTAATGACAACAGCCCTGCTTTTGAGCAGCAGTCTTATATAATACAGCTCTTGGAAAACTCCCCCATTGGCACTTTGCTGCTAGATCTGAATGCCACGGATCCAGATGAGGGCGCTAATGGGAAAATTGTCTATTCCTTCAGCAGTCATGTGTCTCCCAAAATTATAGAGACTTTTAAGATTGATTCAGAAAGAGGACATTTGACTCTCTTCAAGCAAGTGGATTATGAAATCACCAAATCCTATGAGATTGATGTTCAGGCTCAGGATTTGGGTCCAAATGCAATCCCAGCTCATTGCAAAATTATAATTAAGGTTGTGGATGTTAATGACAATaaacctgaaattaacataaacCTCATGTCccctggaaaagaagaaatatcttatGTTTTTGAAGGGGATCCTATTGACACATTTGTTGCCTTGGTCAGGGTTCAGGACAAGGATTCTGGGCTGAATGGAGAAATAGTCTGTAGGCTTCACGGACATGGTCACTTTAAACTTCAGAAGACttatgaaaacaattatttaatcTTGACAAATGCCACGCTGGATAGAGAAAAGAGGTCTGAATACAGTTTGACTGTAATCGCAGAGGACAAGGGGACACCCAGTCTCTCAACAGTAAAACATTTTACTGTTCAAGTCAATGATGTAAATGACAACCCACCCCACTTCCAGAGAAGTAGATACGAATTTGCAATCTCAGAGAATAACTCGCCAGGGGCGTACATCACCACTGTGACAGCCACAGATCCCGATCTTGGAGAAAATGGGCAAGTTACATATaccattctggagagttttatcctGGGAAGTTCCATAACTACATATGTAACCATTGACCCATCCAATGGAGCCATCTACGCCCTCAGAATCTTTGACCATGAGGAGGTGAGTCAGATCACTTTTGTGGTCGAAGCGAGAGACGGTGGAAGTCCAAAGCAGCTTGTAAGCAATACCACAGTTGCGTTCACCATCATTGACGAAAATGACAACATCCCTGTGGTTATAGGACCGGCGCTGCGCAATAATACCGCAGAAATCTCCATCCCCAAAGGGGCTGAAAGCGGCTTTCACGTCACAAGAATAAGGGCAATGGACAGAGACTCTGGTGTGAATGCTGAACTCAGCTGCTCCATAGTGGCAGGTAATGAGGAGAACATCTTTGTAATTGATCCACGATCATGTGACATCCATACCAACGTCAGCATGGAATCTGTTCCCTACACAGAATGGGAGCTCTCAGTTATCATCCAGGACAAAGGCAATCCTCAGCTGCATACCAAAGTCCTTCTGAAGTGTATGATCTTTGAATATGCAGAGTCAGTGACAAGTACAGCAATGACCTCAGTAAGCCAGGCCTCCCTGGATGTCTCCATGATTATAATTATCTCCTTAGGAGCAATCTGTGCAGTGTTGTTGGCTATCATGGTGCTGTTTGCAACTAGGTGTCACCGAGAAAAGAAAGACACTAGATCCTACAACTGCAGGGTAGCGGAATCAACTTACCAGCATCACCCAAAAAGACCCTCCAGGCAGATCCACAAAGGGGACATCACATTGGTGCCTACCGTAAATGGCACTCTGCCCATCAGATCTCATCACAGGCCGTCTCCTTCTTCATCTCCTACCTTAGAAAGAGGGCAAATGGGCAGCCGGCAGAGTCACAACAGTCACCAGTCCCTCAACAGTTTGGTGACAATCTCATCGAACCACGTGCCAGAGAATTTCTCATTAGAACTCACCCATGCCACCCCTGCTGTTGAG CAGGTCTCCCAGCTTCTTTCAATGCTTCACCAGGGACAATATCAACCAAGGCCAAGTTTTCGAGGAAACAAATATTCCAGGAGCTATAG ATATGCCCTTCAAGACATGGACAAATTTAGCTTGAAAGACAGTGGCCGTGGTGACAGTGAAGCAGGAGACAGTGATTATGATTTGGGGCGAGATTCTCCAATAGACAGGTTGCTGGGCGAAGGATTCAGCGACCTGTTTCTTACAGATGGAAGAATTCCAGCAG CTATGAGGCTGTGCACGGAAGAGTGCAGGGTCCTGGGACACTCTGACCAGTGCTGGATGCCACCTCTGCCCTCACCTTCCTCTGATTATAGGAGCAACATGTTCATTCCGGGGGAAGAATTCCCAGCACAGCCCCAGCAGCAACATCCGCATCCGAGTCTTGAGGATGACACCCAGCCGGTAGATTCTGGTGAGAAGAAGAAGAGTTTTTCCACTTTTGGGAAGGACTCCCCAAACGAGGAGGACTCTGGGGATACCAGCACGTCCTCTCTGCTCTCGGAAATGAGCAATGTGTTCCAGCGCCTCTTACCCCCTTCCCTGGACACCTATTCTGAGTGCAGTGAGATGGATCGATCCAACTCTCTGGAACGCCGGAAGGGACCACTGTCAGCCAAGACGGTGGGTTACCCACAAGGGGTGGCGGCCTGGGCGGCCAGCACGCATTTTCAAAACCCCACCACCAACTCTGGCCCCCCACTTGGAACTCATGCCAGCGTGCAGCCTTCTTCAAAGTGGTTGCCGGCCATGGAGGAGATCCCTGAAAATTATGAAGAGGATGATTTCGACAACGTGCTCAGCCACCTCGGCGATGGCAAACATGAACTCATGGATGCCAGTGAGCTAGTGGCTGAGATTAACAAACTGCTCCAAGATGTCCGCCAGAGCTAG